In Perca fluviatilis chromosome 11, GENO_Pfluv_1.0, whole genome shotgun sequence, the following proteins share a genomic window:
- the LOC120568091 gene encoding proline-rich extensin-like protein EPR1 isoform X5: protein MAYRESRGSRILLSLGLLVFASSFCRCAKLKALDKLRENSTLGEGQAKAGDLCYGRLLIGQNSLPDDKLNRTKATKNFLDVDTDYQEDMGWGNPEQLQRLGYGFSKPDNAAVERLLLMDPKVECTGDSMKLQVQNAASTPGSLFFVDRGSRMSPLALSKLPPSCGYTIRSTRRDLVLVAPYDGCFVVLEEDSYVLPIRWLGLNVRMSCPLMQSSPNPPMVTCHAEGMVVKTGWTVSIAEININLNGNWEPLMKASSRCGFSVVVHPEGVVISVHYTPCMEKKDGMYTLELAGEGETKMSCPALPWPPASGAPQQQPFYLQPETEKPTADPRPLQTKAPQGKLQPPFYLYPFYPQPVTEKPTAEPRPPQTKAPQGQVQPPFYPQPETEKPTAAPRPPQTEAPQGQVRLPFYPYPFYPQPVTEKPIAAPRPPQTEAPQGKVQPPFYPQPETEKPTAAPRPPQTEAPQGQVRLPFYPYPFYPQPVTEKPIAAPRPPQTEAPQGQVQPPFYPFYPQLATVKQTADPRPLQTEAPEAKVQPPFYPQPETEKPTAAPRPPQTKAPQGQVQPQFYPYPFYPQPVTEKPTAAPRPPQTEAPQGQVRLPFYPYPFYPQPVTEKPTAAPRPPQTEAPEGKVQPPFYPQPETEKPTAAPRPPQTKAPQGKVQPPFYPQPETEKPTAAPRPPQTEAPQGQVQPQFYLYPFYPQPVTEKPTAAPRPPQTEAPQGRVQLPFYPYPFYPQPVTEKPTAAPRPPQTEAPQGQVRLPFYPYPFYPQPVTEKPTAAPRPPQTEAPEGKVQPPFYPQPETEKPTAAPRPPQTKAPQGKVQPPFYLYPFYPQPETVKPVMSTPATTMQQPQQVITLTSEQPPLESGFSQPSNSDVVPQGPQQGSPYMQPVACPQFCLSGISNCCPQIAFHQHHHHIIPSGLGSKDAPSLYPGLPFPQLAYSEFHSSLGSGPLPQKPTKTMMMQATPTATTAQSQYLSSGNEKQPPDGNPAILNYPSKPGSFEQPLYPFVPNSLYPYWPYIPQNEALQRLPQNQSPAHYNVHSKRHTPGSEPVNPVLQYERSPMQQNGQLAWDINNSSGPDFMSHIGKYLHQQHMAKQQNAPKARELQQSNEASKSRLMHPKVKSETDRPLVPYDMLQDAKAQTYEKLMTPNNASQPEHKQTVHSYLEPKSYVLLQHGPPGRKSNYSSESPLPSRDLVYDADLKAHNLARHHSSKLQDPQNVKPPQENSQHPKMLEKVMSHPLPDVNYIPRPDDEPSLPFISLDDPHSVPLPQDPFVNGAHLNPKFKDFWRPMTPLGSSQSIEPHVLVKAFQQSSAADQQANGLNQPNKPILQRGGNRRHK from the exons ATGGCGTACAGAGAGAGCAGGGGCAGTAGGATTTTACTATCTTTAGGACTTTTAGTGTTTGCGAGTTCATTTTGCCGTTGTGCAAAACTTAAGGCATTGGATAAATTAAGAGAAAACTCAACGCTAGGCGAAGGTCAAGCTAAAGCAGGGGATCTGTGCTATGGAAGACTCTTAATTGGACAAAATTCTCTGCCAGATGATAAACTCAACAGAACCAAAGCCACAAAGAACTTCCTGGATGTTGATACAGATTACCAAGAGGACATGG GTTGGGGCAACCCTGAGCAACTTCAAAGACTGGGTTATGGCTTTTCTAAGCCAGATAATGCAGCAGTGGAACGACTCCTTCTAATGGACCCAAAGGTTGAATGTACAGGAGACTCCATGAAGCTTCAAGTCCAAAATGCTGCCTCTACCCCTGGATCTCTGTTCTTTGTGGATAGGG GAAGTCGCATGTCTCCTCTGGCTCTGTCTAAGTTGCCACCAAGCTGTGGTTACACCATCAGGTCAACGCGAAGAGATTTGGTCTTAGTTGCACCTTACGATGGATGCTTTGTCGTTCTTGAG GAGGATAGCTATGTTCTCCCAATCCGTTGGTTGGGGTTAAACGTGAGGATGTCATGCCCTTTGATGCAGTCTTCACCTAACCCACCGATGGTCACCTGCCACGCTGAGGGCATGGTCGTGAAAACTGGATGGACAGTCTCGATTGCTGAAATTAATATAAATT TGAATGGTAACTGGGAGCCATTGATGAAGGCTTCATCCAGATGTGGTTTCAGTGTAGTTGTACATCCTGAAGGTGTGGTCATCTCAGTTCACTATACACCCTGCATGGAGAAGAAA GATGGAATGTATACCCTTGAATtggcaggagagggagaaactAAAATGTCCTGTCCTGCACTGCCTTGGCCACCAGCATCTGGAGCTCCACAGCAGCAGCCCTTCTACCTTCAGCCAGAGACTGAAAAGCCAACTGCTGATCCAAGGCCTCTGCAGACTAAAGCCCCTCAGGGCAAACTACAACCACCATTCTACCTCTACCCCTTCTACCCTCAGCCAGTGACTGAAAAGCCAACTGCTGAGCCAAGGCCTCCACAGACTAAAGCCCCTCAGGGCCAAGTACAACCACCATTCTACCCTCAGCCAGAGACTGAAAAGCCAACTGCTGCTCCAAGGCCTCCACAGACTGAAGCCCCTCAGGGCCAAGTACGACTACCATTCTACCCCTACCCCTTCTACCCTCAGCCAGTGACTGAAAAGCCAATTGCTGCTCCAAGGCCTCCACAGACTGAAGCCCCTCAGGGCAAAGTACAACCACCATTCTACCCTCAGCCAGAGACTGAAAAGCCAACTGCTGCTCCAAGGCCTCCACAGACTGAAGCCCCTCAGGGCCAAGTACGACTACCATTCTACCCCTACCCCTTCTACCCTCAGCCAGTGACTGAAAAGCCAATTGCTGCTCCAAGGCCTCCACAGACTGAAGCCCCTCAGGGCCAAGTACAACCACCATTCTACCCCTTCTACCCTCAGCTAGCGACTGTAAAGCAAACTGCTGATCCAAGGCCTCTGCAGACTGAAGCCCCTGAGGCCAAAGTACAACCACCATTCTACCCTCAGCCAGAGACTGAAAAGCCAACTGCTGCTCCAAGGCCTCCACAGACTAAAGCCCCTCAGGGCCAAGTACAACCACAATTCTACCCCTACCCCTTCTACCCTCAGCCAGTGACTGAAAAGCCAACTGCTGCTCCAAGGCCTCCACAGACTGAAGCCCCTCAG GGCCAAGTACGACTACCATTCTACCCCTACCCCTTCTACCCTCAGCCAGTGACTGAAAAGCCAACTGCTGCTCCAAGGCCTCCACAGACTGAAGCCCCTGAGGGCAAAGTACAACCACCATTCTACCCTCAGCCAGAGACTGAAAAGCCAACTGCTGCTCCAAGGCCTCCACAGACTAAAGCCCCTCAGGGCAAAGTACAACCACCGTTCTACCCTCAGCCAGAGACTGAAAAGCCAACTGCTGCTCCAAGGCCTCCACAGACTGAGGCCCCTCAGGGCCAAGTACAACCACAATTCTACCTCTACCCCTTCTACCCTCAGCCAGTGACTGAAAAGCCAACTGCTGCTCCAAGGCCTCCACAGACTGAAGCCCCTCAGGGCCGAGTACAACTACCATTCTACCCCTACCCCTTCTACCCTCAGCCAGTGACTGAAAAGCCAACTGCTGCTCCAAGGCCTCCACAGACTGAAGCCCCTCAGGGCCAAGTACGACTACCATTCTACCCCTACCCCTTCTACCCTCAGCCAGTGACTGAAAAGCCAACTGCTGCTCCAAGGCCTCCACAGACTGAAGCCCCTGAGGGCAAAGTACAACCACCATTCTACCCTCAGCCAGAGACTGAAAAGCCAACTGCTGCTCCAAGGCCTCCACAGACTAAAGCCCCTCAGGGCAAAGTACAACCACCATTCTACCTCTACCCCTTCTACCCTCAGCCAGAGACTGTAAAGCCTGTAATGTCAACCCCTGCTACCACCATGCAGCAACCACAACAGGTCATAACTCTCACCAGTGAGCAACCTCCCCTGGAATCTGGTTTTTCACAACCTAGTAATAGTGATGTAGTCCCACAAGGCCCTCAACAGGGCTCTCCATATATGCAACCTGTGGCCTGCCCTCAGTTTTGCCTATCTGGAATTTCTAATTGCTGTCCACAAATTgcttttcatcaacatcaccaTCATATTATTCCTTCTGGGCTTGGTAGTAAAGATGCACCTTCACTTTATCCAGGACTGCCATTCCCCCAATTAGCATATTCAGAGTTTCACAGTAGTTTAGGTTCTGGTCCCCTTCCTCAAAAGccaaccaaaacaatgatgaTGCAAGCTACCCCAACTGCTACCACAGCTCAGTCCCAGTACCTTTcatctggaaatgaaaagcaGCCACCAGATGGCAACCCTGCTATACTAAATTATCCCAGCAAGCCTGGAAGTTTTGAACAGCCACTTTATCCTTTTGTACCAAATTCACTATATCCTTATTGGCCCTATATACCACAAAATGAGGCACTGCAAAGACTACCACAAAACCAATCCCCAGCTCACTACAATGTGCACTCTAAACGTCACACTCCAGGTAGTGAACCTGTAAATCCAGTGCTGCAATATGAGCGGTCTCCAATGCAGCAAAATGGCCAATTAGCATGGGACATTAATAATTCCTCTGGGCCTGATTTCATGTCTCATATTGGCAAATATCTACATCAGCAGCACATGGCAAAGCAGCAAAATGCACCTAAAGCCAGGGAACTACAACAATCTAATGAAGCCAGTAAATCTAGGCTAATGCATCCAAAGGTCAAAAGTGAAACTGATCGTCCTCTGGTCCCCTACGACATGCTTCAAGATGCTAAAGCACAAACTTATGAGAAGTTGATGACCCCCAACAATGCCTCCCAGCCAGAACATAAACAGACTGTTCACTCCTATCTTGAACCAAAGAGTTATGTGCTGCTACAGCATGGCCCACCAGGTAGGAAGTCAAACTATTCCAGTGAATCTCCACTGCCTTCCAGAGACCTGGTTTATGATGCAGACTTGAAGGCACACAATCTTGCAAGGCATCACAGCAGTAAACTTCAAGATCCTCAAAATGTGAAGCCCCCACAAGAAAACTCCCAACACCCCAAAATGTTGGAGAAAGTAATGTCCCATCCCTTACCTGATGTCAACTACATTCCAAGGCCTGATGATGAACCAAGTTTACCATTTATCTCTTTGGATGACCCACATTCTGTTCCTTTGCCCCAGGACCCCTTTGTCAATGGGGCACATTTAAACCCTAAATTCAAAGACTTCTGGAGGCCTATGACACCACTAGGCTCCAGCCAAAGCATTGAACCTCATGTTCTTGTAAAAGCATTTCAACAAAGCTCTGCAGCTGACCAACAGGCAAATG GACTTAACCAACCCAACAAGCCAATCCTTCAGCGAGGTGGAAATCGGAGGCACAAATGA
- the LOC120568091 gene encoding protein piccolo-like isoform X3: MAYRESRGSRILLSLGLLVFASSFCRCAKLKALDKLRENSTLGEGQAKAGDLCYGRLLIGQNSLPDDKLNRTKATKNFLDVDTDYQEDMGWGNPEQLQRLGYGFSKPDNAAVERLLLMDPKVECTGDSMKLQVQNAASTPGSLFFVDRGSRMSPLALSKLPPSCGYTIRSTRRDLVLVAPYDGCFVVLEEDSYVLPIRWLGLNVRMSCPLMQSSPNPPMVTCHAEGMVVKTGWTVSIAEININLNGNWEPLMKASSRCGFSVVVHPEGVVISVHYTPCMEKKDGMYTLELAGEGETKMSCPALPWPPASGAPQQQPFYLQPETEKPTADPRPLQTKAPQGKLQPPFYLYPFYPQPVTEKPTAEPRPPQTKAPQGQVQPPFYPQPETEKPTAAPRPPQTEAPQGQVRLPFYPYPFYPQPVTEKPIAAPRPPQTEAPQGKVQPPFYPQPETEKPTAAPRPPQTEAPQGQVRLPFYPYPFYPQPVTEKPIAAPRPPQTEAPQGQVQPPFYPFYPQLATVKQTADPRPLQTEAPEAKVQPPFYPQPETEKPTAAPRPPQTKAPQGQVQPQFYPYPFYPQPVTEKPTAAPRPPQTEAPQGQVQPPFYPQPETEKPTAAPRPPQTKAPQGQVQPQFYPYPFYPQPVTEKPTAAPRPPQTKAPQGKVQPPFYPQPETEKPTAAPRPPQTKAPQGQVQPQFYPYPFYPQPVTEKPTAAPRPPQTKAPQGQVQLPFYPYPFYPQPVTEKPTAAPRPPQTKAPQGKVQPPFYPQPETEKPTAAPRPPQTEAPQGQVQPQFYLYPFYPQPVTEKPTAAPRPPQTEAPQGRVQLPFYAYPFYPQPVTEKPTAAPRPPQTEAPQGQVRLPFYPYPFYPQPVTEKPTAAPRPPQTEAPEGKVQPPFYPQPETEKPTAAPRPPQTKAPQGKVQPPFYPQPETEKPTAAPRPPQTEAPQGQVQPQFYLYPFYPQPVTEKPTAAPRPPQTEAPQGRVQLPFYPYPFYPQPVTEKPTAAPRPPQTEAPQGQVRLPFYPYPFYPQPVTEKPTAAPRPPQTEAPEGKVQPPFYPQPETEKPTAAPRPPQTKAPQGKVQPPFYLYPFYPQPETVKPVMSTPATTMQQPQQVITLTSEQPPLESGFSQPSNSDVVPQGPQQGSPYMQPVACPQFCLSGISNCCPQIAFHQHHHHIIPSGLGSKDAPSLYPGLPFPQLAYSEFHSSLGSGPLPQKPTKTMMMQATPTATTAQSQYLSSGNEKQPPDGNPAILNYPSKPGSFEQPLYPFVPNSLYPYWPYIPQNEALQRLPQNQSPAHYNVHSKRHTPGSEPVNPVLQYERSPMQQNGQLAWDINNSSGPDFMSHIGKYLHQQHMAKQQNAPKARELQQSNEASKSRLMHPKVKSETDRPLVPYDMLQDAKAQTYEKLMTPNNASQPEHKQTVHSYLEPKSYVLLQHGPPGRKSNYSSESPLPSRDLVYDADLKAHNLARHHSSKLQDPQNVKPPQENSQHPKMLEKVMSHPLPDVNYIPRPDDEPSLPFISLDDPHSVPLPQDPFVNGAHLNPKFKDFWRPMTPLGSSQSIEPHVLVKAFQQSSAADQQANGLNQPNKPILQRGGNRRHK; this comes from the exons ATGGCGTACAGAGAGAGCAGGGGCAGTAGGATTTTACTATCTTTAGGACTTTTAGTGTTTGCGAGTTCATTTTGCCGTTGTGCAAAACTTAAGGCATTGGATAAATTAAGAGAAAACTCAACGCTAGGCGAAGGTCAAGCTAAAGCAGGGGATCTGTGCTATGGAAGACTCTTAATTGGACAAAATTCTCTGCCAGATGATAAACTCAACAGAACCAAAGCCACAAAGAACTTCCTGGATGTTGATACAGATTACCAAGAGGACATGG GTTGGGGCAACCCTGAGCAACTTCAAAGACTGGGTTATGGCTTTTCTAAGCCAGATAATGCAGCAGTGGAACGACTCCTTCTAATGGACCCAAAGGTTGAATGTACAGGAGACTCCATGAAGCTTCAAGTCCAAAATGCTGCCTCTACCCCTGGATCTCTGTTCTTTGTGGATAGGG GAAGTCGCATGTCTCCTCTGGCTCTGTCTAAGTTGCCACCAAGCTGTGGTTACACCATCAGGTCAACGCGAAGAGATTTGGTCTTAGTTGCACCTTACGATGGATGCTTTGTCGTTCTTGAG GAGGATAGCTATGTTCTCCCAATCCGTTGGTTGGGGTTAAACGTGAGGATGTCATGCCCTTTGATGCAGTCTTCACCTAACCCACCGATGGTCACCTGCCACGCTGAGGGCATGGTCGTGAAAACTGGATGGACAGTCTCGATTGCTGAAATTAATATAAATT TGAATGGTAACTGGGAGCCATTGATGAAGGCTTCATCCAGATGTGGTTTCAGTGTAGTTGTACATCCTGAAGGTGTGGTCATCTCAGTTCACTATACACCCTGCATGGAGAAGAAA GATGGAATGTATACCCTTGAATtggcaggagagggagaaactAAAATGTCCTGTCCTGCACTGCCTTGGCCACCAGCATCTGGAGCTCCACAGCAGCAGCCCTTCTACCTTCAGCCAGAGACTGAAAAGCCAACTGCTGATCCAAGGCCTCTGCAGACTAAAGCCCCTCAGGGCAAACTACAACCACCATTCTACCTCTACCCCTTCTACCCTCAGCCAGTGACTGAAAAGCCAACTGCTGAGCCAAGGCCTCCACAGACTAAAGCCCCTCAGGGCCAAGTACAACCACCATTCTACCCTCAGCCAGAGACTGAAAAGCCAACTGCTGCTCCAAGGCCTCCACAGACTGAAGCCCCTCAGGGCCAAGTACGACTACCATTCTACCCCTACCCCTTCTACCCTCAGCCAGTGACTGAAAAGCCAATTGCTGCTCCAAGGCCTCCACAGACTGAAGCCCCTCAGGGCAAAGTACAACCACCATTCTACCCTCAGCCAGAGACTGAAAAGCCAACTGCTGCTCCAAGGCCTCCACAGACTGAAGCCCCTCAGGGCCAAGTACGACTACCATTCTACCCCTACCCCTTCTACCCTCAGCCAGTGACTGAAAAGCCAATTGCTGCTCCAAGGCCTCCACAGACTGAAGCCCCTCAGGGCCAAGTACAACCACCATTCTACCCCTTCTACCCTCAGCTAGCGACTGTAAAGCAAACTGCTGATCCAAGGCCTCTGCAGACTGAAGCCCCTGAGGCCAAAGTACAACCACCATTCTACCCTCAGCCAGAGACTGAAAAGCCAACTGCTGCTCCAAGGCCTCCACAGACTAAAGCCCCTCAGGGCCAAGTACAACCACAATTCTACCCCTACCCCTTCTACCCTCAGCCAGTGACTGAAAAGCCAACTGCTGCTCCAAGGCCTCCACAGACTGAAGCCCCTCAGGGCCAAGTACAACCACCATTCTACCCTCAGCCAGAGACTGAAAAGCCAACTGCTGCTCCAAGGCCTCCACAGACTAAAGCCCCTCAGGGCCAAGTACAACCACAATTCTACCCCTACCCCTTCTACCCTCAGCCAGTGACTGAAAAGCCAACTGCTGCTCCAAGGCCTCCACAGACTAAAGCCCCTCAG GGCAAAGTACAACCCCCATTCTACCCTCAGCCAGAGACTGAAAAGCCAACTGCTGCTCCAAGGCCTCCACAGACTAAAGCCCCTCAGGGCCAAGTACAACCACAATTCTACCCCTACCCCTTCTACCCTCAGCCAGTGACTGAAAAGCCAACTGCTGCTCCAAGGCCTCCACAGACTAAAGCCCCTCAGGGCCAAGTACAACTACCATTCTACCCCTACCCCTTCTACCCTCAGCCAGTGACTGAAAAGCCAACTGCTGCTCCAAGGCCTCCACAGACTAAAGCCCCTCAGGGCAAAGTACAACCCCCATTCTACCCTCAGCCAGAGACTGAAAAGCCAACTGCTGCTCCAAGGCCTCCACAGACGGAGGCCCCTCAGGGCCAAGTACAACCACAATTCTACCTCTACCCCTTCTACCCTCAGCCAGTGACTGAAAAGCCAACTGCTGCTCCAAGGCCTCCACAGACTGAAGCCCCTCAGGGCCGAGTACAACTACCATTCTACGCCTACCCCTTCTACCCTCAGCCAGTGACTGAAAAGCCAACTGCTGCTCCAAGGCCTCCACAGACTGAAGCCCCTCAGGGCCAAGTACGACTACCATTCTACCCCTACCCCTTCTACCCTCAGCCAGTGACTGAAAAGCCAACTGCTGCTCCAAGGCCTCCACAGACTGAAGCCCCTGAGGGCAAAGTACAACCACCATTCTACCCTCAGCCAGAGACTGAAAAGCCAACTGCTGCTCCAAGGCCTCCACAGACTAAAGCCCCTCAGGGCAAAGTACAACCACCGTTCTACCCTCAGCCAGAGACTGAAAAGCCAACTGCTGCTCCAAGGCCTCCACAGACTGAGGCCCCTCAGGGCCAAGTACAACCACAATTCTACCTCTACCCCTTCTACCCTCAGCCAGTGACTGAAAAGCCAACTGCTGCTCCAAGGCCTCCACAGACTGAAGCCCCTCAGGGCCGAGTACAACTACCATTCTACCCCTACCCCTTCTACCCTCAGCCAGTGACTGAAAAGCCAACTGCTGCTCCAAGGCCTCCACAGACTGAAGCCCCTCAGGGCCAAGTACGACTACCATTCTACCCCTACCCCTTCTACCCTCAGCCAGTGACTGAAAAGCCAACTGCTGCTCCAAGGCCTCCACAGACTGAAGCCCCTGAGGGCAAAGTACAACCACCATTCTACCCTCAGCCAGAGACTGAAAAGCCAACTGCTGCTCCAAGGCCTCCACAGACTAAAGCCCCTCAGGGCAAAGTACAACCACCATTCTACCTCTACCCCTTCTACCCTCAGCCAGAGACTGTAAAGCCTGTAATGTCAACCCCTGCTACCACCATGCAGCAACCACAACAGGTCATAACTCTCACCAGTGAGCAACCTCCCCTGGAATCTGGTTTTTCACAACCTAGTAATAGTGATGTAGTCCCACAAGGCCCTCAACAGGGCTCTCCATATATGCAACCTGTGGCCTGCCCTCAGTTTTGCCTATCTGGAATTTCTAATTGCTGTCCACAAATTgcttttcatcaacatcaccaTCATATTATTCCTTCTGGGCTTGGTAGTAAAGATGCACCTTCACTTTATCCAGGACTGCCATTCCCCCAATTAGCATATTCAGAGTTTCACAGTAGTTTAGGTTCTGGTCCCCTTCCTCAAAAGccaaccaaaacaatgatgaTGCAAGCTACCCCAACTGCTACCACAGCTCAGTCCCAGTACCTTTcatctggaaatgaaaagcaGCCACCAGATGGCAACCCTGCTATACTAAATTATCCCAGCAAGCCTGGAAGTTTTGAACAGCCACTTTATCCTTTTGTACCAAATTCACTATATCCTTATTGGCCCTATATACCACAAAATGAGGCACTGCAAAGACTACCACAAAACCAATCCCCAGCTCACTACAATGTGCACTCTAAACGTCACACTCCAGGTAGTGAACCTGTAAATCCAGTGCTGCAATATGAGCGGTCTCCAATGCAGCAAAATGGCCAATTAGCATGGGACATTAATAATTCCTCTGGGCCTGATTTCATGTCTCATATTGGCAAATATCTACATCAGCAGCACATGGCAAAGCAGCAAAATGCACCTAAAGCCAGGGAACTACAACAATCTAATGAAGCCAGTAAATCTAGGCTAATGCATCCAAAGGTCAAAAGTGAAACTGATCGTCCTCTGGTCCCCTACGACATGCTTCAAGATGCTAAAGCACAAACTTATGAGAAGTTGATGACCCCCAACAATGCCTCCCAGCCAGAACATAAACAGACTGTTCACTCCTATCTTGAACCAAAGAGTTATGTGCTGCTACAGCATGGCCCACCAGGTAGGAAGTCAAACTATTCCAGTGAATCTCCACTGCCTTCCAGAGACCTGGTTTATGATGCAGACTTGAAGGCACACAATCTTGCAAGGCATCACAGCAGTAAACTTCAAGATCCTCAAAATGTGAAGCCCCCACAAGAAAACTCCCAACACCCCAAAATGTTGGAGAAAGTAATGTCCCATCCCTTACCTGATGTCAACTACATTCCAAGGCCTGATGATGAACCAAGTTTACCATTTATCTCTTTGGATGACCCACATTCTGTTCCTTTGCCCCAGGACCCCTTTGTCAATGGGGCACATTTAAACCCTAAATTCAAAGACTTCTGGAGGCCTATGACACCACTAGGCTCCAGCCAAAGCATTGAACCTCATGTTCTTGTAAAAGCATTTCAACAAAGCTCTGCAGCTGACCAACAGGCAAATG GACTTAACCAACCCAACAAGCCAATCCTTCAGCGAGGTGGAAATCGGAGGCACAAATGA